One region of Salvia miltiorrhiza cultivar Shanhuang (shh) chromosome 3, IMPLAD_Smil_shh, whole genome shotgun sequence genomic DNA includes:
- the LOC131017194 gene encoding uncharacterized protein LOC131017194, translating into MSWRSKCGDNLPDTPSLAGSGAHGPSGSVSRTSPSEQPAGSQLIPIPPVVEIPEGNVEASHSFDAEEVDVGALVYRSRCSSAGDAAGSREEDVQVVDITDEVPSPDSAPDATLADLSKKRKRGSLISVGEKERQEGLKKVGKSSEPARRSTGGVKILPSAGDKGKGPAKKPAGSSKALPSAGGKGKGKAVVPPTDEPEDLVPGPISSLSGQELIDALIARVHSKDQEKMEKLSRPALATHLCRLALQAESGIWGAVKCIYDYEVAEKEREKEQADIAKRDDDVAGVVERLSKAEAEIADLKDKLAQVEVERASLASELSRATKESHESLARFKAGYERDYREARQGWKRILVEAQNRAFVLGARDQRLEYLLSPRGQHFLGLMLEGTLEAFKKTPEYLEDFGPLFAYVIEQTASKALEMAGATPEQLATLNFKALMDNLQDEEINKRMGIPAHSPKKPEWWYPVLEKAIPYFSLGIGSDSLPSAPVYTPAFSASLLHFVNRLRDPSGESSRAFSQFGLEPPLPSDLTASVFTDSASSPAAVEQLFDLYQNEDLYVREAAKLLDLGVRLPQVKETGLLPVFSEKTISGRASASGVPSRAPSASAPVSSAIAPAASIPPS; encoded by the exons atgtcttggagatcgaaatgtggggacaatttgcctgacacCCCCTCTCTTGCTGGCAGCGGAGCACATGGCCCAAGCGGCTCTGTTTCCAGAACAAGTCCCTCGGAGCAGCCTGCTGGTTCTCAACTGATCCCCATTCCCCCTGTGgttgaaatcccagaggggaatgtggaagcctcgcaCTCCTTTGATGCGGAGGAAGTCGATGTGGGGGCTCTTGTTTACAGAAGTAGGTGCTCCAGTGCTGGTGATGCTGCTGGCTCCCGTGAAGAAGATGTCCAAGTCGTGGATATTACCGATGAGGTCCCTTCGCCTGATTCGGCTCCCGATGCCACCCTTGCCGATCTttcgaagaagaggaagagaggttccctgatctctgtgggtgagaaggagaggCAGGAGGGCCTAAAAAAGGTTGGCAAGTCCTCAGAGCCAGCGAGGAGGTCTACTGGTGGTGTGAAGATTCTCCCCTctgctggggacaagggcaagGGGCCAGCCAAGAAGCCAGCTGGTAGTTCCAAGGCTCTCCCCTCTGCTggtggaaagggtaagggcaaagctgtaGTGCCCCCGACTGACgaaccagaggatcttgttcctgggccgatcTCGAGCTTATCGGGGCAGGAATTGATTGACGCCTTGATAGCCCGTGTCCACTCGAAGGATCAGGAAAAAATGGAGAAACTGTCTCGGCCAGCTCTAGCTACTCATCTCTGtcggttggctcttcag GCGGAGTCAGGGATATGGGGGGCTGTTAAATGCATTTATGACTACGAGGTGGCAGAGAAAGAACGGGAGAAAGAACAGGCGgacatcgccaagcgtgatgatgatgttgCCGGGGTAGTAGAGCGCCTGAGTAAAGCTGAAGCGGAGATCGCTGATTTGAAGGATAAATTAGctcaggtggaggtggagagagCGTCCTTGGCCTCCGAGTTGTCGAGAGCCACAAAGGAGAGCCACGAAAGCTTAGCCAGGTTCAAAGCTGGTTATGAAAGAGACTACCGGGAAGCCAGGCAGGGCTGGAAGAGAATACTTGTGGAAGCTCAGAACCGCGCGTTCGTCCTGGGGgctcgagatcaacgcctggagtatttaTTGTCTCCGCGGGGTCAACATTTCCTGGggttgatgctggaaggcactctggaggccttcaaaaagactcccgaatacTTGGAGGATTTCGGACCCCTCTTTGCCTATGTGATAGAGCAGACAGCTTCcaaggcattggagatggcgggggccaccccagagcaacttgccactttgaatttcaaagccctgatggataacctccaggatgaggagataaataagcggatggggatccctgcaCACTCTCCAAagaagccagagtggtggtacccAGTACTGgagaaagccattccctatttttctcttgggattggatctgactcgCTGCCCTCTGCTCCCGTGTATACACCGGCGTTCTCTGCTTCCCTGTTGcactttgtgaaccggctgcgggatccttCTGGCGAAAGCTCCCGAGCATTTTCCCAATTTGGCCTGGAGCCTCCTCTGCCCTCTGACTTAACGGCCTCTGTCTTCACCGACTCCGCCTCTTCCCCTGCTGCAGTGGAACAACTGTTCGACCTGTATCAAAATGAGGATCTGTATGTGCGGGAGGCTGCAAAGTTGCTGGATTTGGGAGTTCGTCTTCCCCAAGTGAAGGAAACTGGCCTGTTGCCCGTGTTCTCAGAGAAAACCATTTCTGGTCGTGCTTCTGCAAGTGGTGTGCCCTCCCGAGCTCCATCTGCCTCTGCTCCCGTCTCCTCTGCTATTGCCCCAGCTGCCTCTATCCCTCCCTCTTGA